A genomic region of Raphanus sativus cultivar WK10039 chromosome 6, ASM80110v3, whole genome shotgun sequence contains the following coding sequences:
- the LOC108813071 gene encoding YTH domain-containing protein ECT1: MATTPPSHPTDLITSEEQPVNLDIMKEQTVPANNETSSASFKSSQEPAVVVHPSKVAPLSAPYGLSGDFAAHLPSSILSPQAQGFYYRGYETPTGEWDEYSSYVNVEGLDINSPVGFNENASLVYQTGYGYNPQMPYGPYSPAATPLPSEAQLYSPQQFPFYQQVVPPSMQYISSPTQPDLTSLVDQQGGDNIGPPPPRPSYQPHPIGPFNGNQTNLGFPEWQQGFDGGIWSDWSKPSDMHRHSSPFSPALSPQPLGSFGSYGHNIPMGSQRQGSFYGRGQGSNYGSRLNSYVGMGNQGWIGVDNTRGRGRVSDPSIGGGYNGNYDILNEQNRGPRALKPKAQVSEELDSSADTKKNSNGSPKEEANNNNNPDFVTDYSDAKLFIIKSYSEDNVHKSIKYNVWASTPNGNKKLDAAYREAKDQKEPCPVFLLFSVNASSQFCGVAEMIGPVDFEKSVDYWQQDKWNGQFPVKWHIIKDVPNSQFRHIILENNDNKPVTNSRDTQEVKLEQGIEMLKIFKNYDAETSILDDFGFYEEREKIIQERKARRQPSLPSAGGGGENEHKPAAAAALQTDFIKNMSKSFAQVVRLEEGSKEAGKANSSPDAITATLAVSSG, translated from the exons ATGGCAACGACTCCTCCATCACACCCCACAGATCTTATTACTTCAG AGGAGCAACCTGTTAATCTGGACATCATGAAGGAGCAG ACTGTCCCGGCAAACAACGAGACATCATCAGCCTCTTTTAAGTCCTCTCAGGAGCCTGCGGTTGTAGTTCATCCATCAAAAGTTGCTCCACTCTCTGCACCTTATGGTTTGTCAGGTGATTTTGCTGCACACTTGCCTAGCAGCATCCTCTCTCCTCAAGCACAAGGCTTTTACTATAGAG GTTATGAAACCCCCACAGGGGAATGGGACGAGTATTCTTCCTACGTCAATGTTGAAGGATTGGACATCAACTCTCCT GTTGGCTTCAATGAGAATGCTTCTCTAGTCTACCAAACAGGATATGGATACAACCCTCAGATGCCATACGGACCATACTCCCCTGCTGCAACTCCCTTACCTTCTGAGGCCCAGCTGTATTCTCCGCAGCAGTTTCCGTTTTACCAGCAGGTAGTTCCTCCCAGCATGCAATATATTTCTTCCCCAACTCAGCCAGACCTCACCAGCCTCGTTGACCAACAAGGTGGTGATAACATaggaccaccaccaccacgaccGTCCTACCAACCTCACCCTATTGGACCGTTTAATGGAAACCAGACAAACCTTGGTTTCCCTGAGTGGCAGCAAGGTTTTGACGGGGGGATATGGTCTGATTGGTCCAAGCCTTCTGATATGCACAGACATTCTTCTCCTTTTTCGCCCGCTTTGTCTCCTCAGCCACTTGGTTCGTTTGGATCATATGGCCACAACATTCCCATG GGGTCACAGAGACAGGGATCATTTTACGGTCGTGGCCAAGGCTCTAACTATGGGAGTAGACTAAATTCTTATGTGGGTATGGGGAACCAAGGCTGGATTGGCGTTGACAACACTCGAGGGCGTGGAAGGGTTAGTGATCCATCCATTGGTGGGGGTTATAATGGTAACTATGATATCCTCAACGAGCAGAACCGAGGACCAAGGGCTTTGAAGCCCAAGGCTCAGGTCTCAGAGGAGCTTGATTCTTCTGCTGATACTAAGAAAAATAGCAATGGCAGTCCCAAAGAGGAagccaacaacaacaataatccTGATTTTGTCACTGACTACAGTGACGCTAAGCTCTTCATAATCAAGTCTTACAGTGAAGACAACGTGCACAAGAGCATCAAATACAATGTGTGGGCTAGCACTCCTAACGGCAACAAAAAGCTTGACGCTGCTTACCGTGAGGCCAAGGATCAGAAAGAACCGTGCCCAGTGTTTCTTCTGTTCTCT GTAAACGCTAGCTCTCAGTTCTGTGGAGTAGCGGAGATGATAGGACCTGTGGATTTTGAGAAGAGCGTTGATTACTGGCAACAAGACAAATGGAACGGACAGTTCCCGGTGAAGTGGCACATCATCAAAGATGTTCCAAACAGTCAGTTCCGCCACATTATATTGGAAAACAATGACAATAAGCCTGTGACGAACAGTCGAGACACTCAAGAA GTGAAACTAGAACAAGGCATTGAGATGCTGAAGATTTTCAAGAACTATGATGCTGAGACTTCAATCTTGGATGATTTTGGGTTTTATGAAGAGAGGGAGAAGATAATACAAGAACGGAAGGCAAGAAGACAGCCAAGCTTGCCATctgcaggaggaggaggagaaaacGAACATAAACCTGCGGCTGCTGCTGCATTGCAGACAGACTTCATCAAGAACATGTCTAAAAGTTTTGCTCAAGTCGTCCGCTTGGAGGAGGGAAGCAAAGAAGCAGGGAAGGCAAATTCATCTCCAGATGCAATCACAGCAACATTAGCAGTCTCTTCTGGTTAA
- the LOC108806542 gene encoding protein STRUBBELIG-RECEPTOR FAMILY 4-like, with amino-acid sequence MQPLVLFIACFGIFTSHVLAKTESQDVSALNDAYKSMNSPSKLNGWSSSGGDPCGDSWDGIICKGSSVTEIKVSGRGLSGSLGYQLANLKSLTYLDVSKNNLNGNLPYQLPENLVYLDASENDFNGNVPYSVSQMNDLTYLNFGRNNLNGELSDMFQKLSKLETIDLSSNQLTGKLPQSFANLTGLKTLHLQDNQFKGSINALRDLPQIDDVNVANNQFTGWIPNELKNIGNLDTGGNRWSNGRAPSPPPGTRRVDRNSGGGVGGVSNKALITGLIVAASTIGGLIFTVGVIALFARRKNSHHHHSSHFFDEEKGGGGTNRSKPLFTPQPSQMLQFDSTDDLKSQKTETKPSTVNRTSSVSFKNTPIFHLIPSSSQAVATPDRFFKPDAVKVFTLTDLQNSASCFSPNRLIGEGTLGRVYKAKYEDGRKYAVKEIDSSLLGKGNQEEFSHIVSNISSIHHPNMAELVGYCSEQGRNMLVYEYFTGGSLNRFLHQTDGFSRPLTWNTRIRIALGAAQAIEYLHEVCSPPLVHKNIKSSNILLDSELNPHLSDYGLANFHHRTSQNLGVGYNAPECADPSAYTLKSDVYSFGVVMLELLTGRMPYNSDRPKQEQSLVLWAKPKLKDMDTLEEMVDPALCGLYAPESVSAFAAIVSICVMSEPGVRPPVSNVVEALKRLV; translated from the exons ATGCAGCCACTAGTACTCTTCATCGCATGTTTTGGAATCTTCACCTCTCATGTTCTTGCAAAAACAGAGAGCCAAGACG tttcgGCTCTTAATGACGCTTATAAGAGCATGAACTCTCCATCAAAACTCAACGGTTGGTCTTCAAGCGGAGGTGATCCTTGTGGTGACTCATGGGATGGTATTATTTGCAAGGGCTCTTCTGTTACTGAAAT AAAGGTGTCTGGACGTGGACTCAGTGGATCTTTAGGGTACCAGCTTGCAAACTTGAAATCACTCACTTACCT TGATGTAAGCAAGAACAATCTTAACGGAAACTTACCCTATCAGCTTCCTGAGAATCTTGTTTATCT AGATGCCTCTGAGAATGACTTTAACGGTAACGTGCCATACTCTGTATCTCAAATGAACGACCTCACTTACCT aAACTTTGGTCGTAACAACCTCAATGGTGAACTTAGTGACATGTTTCAAAAGCTTTCAAAACTTGAAACAAT TGACCTATCTTCCAATCAACTCACAGGAAAGTTACCACAGAGTTTTGCCAATCTAACAGGACTTAAAACACT ACATTTGCAAGACAACCAGTTCAAAGGGTCTATAAATGCACTAAGGGACCTCCCTCAAATCGATGATGT AAACGTAGCAAACAATCAGTTTACTGGTTGGATACCAAATGAGCTGAAGAACATTGGTAACCTTGA CACTGGAGGAAACCGTTGGTCAAACGGTAGAGCTCCCTCACCACCTCCAGGGACACGCCGTGTAGACAGAAACTCAGGAGGAGGCGTTGGAGGAGTAAGCAACAAGGCTCTGATCACCGGACTTATAGTAGCAGCATCTACTATAGGTGGACTCATTTTCACCGTAGGAGTGATTGCACTGTTCGCTAGAAGAAAGAactctcatcatcatcactcttCTCACTTTTTCGACGAAgagaaaggaggaggaggaaccaACCGAAGCAAACCGCTCTTCACACCACAACCCTCTCAGATGCTTCAGTTCGACTCTACCGATGACTTGAAAAGCCAAAAGACCGAGACAAAGCCTTCTACTGTTAACAGAACATCTTCTGTCAGTTTCAAGAACACTCCTATCTTTCATCTCATACCTTCCTCTTCCCAAGCGGTTGCAACCCCTGACCGTTTCTTCAAGCCCGACGCTGTGAAGGTTTTTACCCTCACGGATCTGCAGAACTCTGCGTCTTGTTTCTCACCTAATCGCCTTATTGGTGAAGGAACTCTAGGACGTGTTTATAAAGCTAAATATGAAGATGGAagg aaatatgcAGTGAAAGAGATAGATTCTTCACTGTTAGGCAAAGGgaatcaagaagagttttcacaCATAGTGTCAAACATCTCCAGCATTCACCACCCGAACATGGCTGAGCTTGTTGGTTATTGTTCAGAACAAGGAAGGAACATGCTTGTCTATGAGTACTTCACAGGTGGATCACTTAACAGATTTCTTCACCAGACTGATGGTTTCAGCAGACCATTAACTTGGAACACAAGAATCCGAATCGCTCTAGGAGCTGCTCAAGCTATAGA GTACCTTCATGAGGTTTGCTCGCCTCCATTAGTTCACAAGAACATCAAGTCATCAAACATTTTACTAGACAGTGAGCTAAACCCTCATCTCTCAGACTATGGCTTGGCAAACTTTCACCAT CGCACAAGTCAGAATCTTGGAGTTGGATACAATGCTCCAGAATGCGCAGATCCCTCGGCTTACACACTAAAGAGCGATGTCTACAGCTTCGGTGTGGTGATGCTGGAGCTTCTAACCGGTCGAATGCCTTATAACAG TGATAGGCCTAAACAAGAACAGTCTCTAGTTCTTTGGGCAAAGCCAAAGCTTAAAGACATGGACACTCTGGAGGAGATGGTTGATCCAGCTTTGTGTGGACTCTACGCTCCAGAATCTGTCTCGGCATTCGCAGCTATAGTTTCCATCTGTGTAATG tCGGAGCCTGGAGTTCGGCCACCAGTGTCAAATGTGGTGGAGGCACTGAAGAGGCTAGTGTAG